One Catenulispora sp. EB89 genomic window, CGGCGTGTATCCGGCGCGCGTCCGCCGCGTAGACGACACGGCAGAGCTCTGCGAAACTCTCGTCAACCCGAGAACAGGAGCCCCGCATGTCCCTTCTCGATCCCGCCATATGGTCTGGGAAAGCGTTCATCGGCGGGTGGACCGCCGTTTCCGGCGGTACCGCGTCCGTCGTCGAGCCCGCGACCGGTTCGGTCTTGGAGCACGTCGGCATCGCGAGCCCTGACGACGTCGCCGTCGCGGCGGAGCGTACCGCGCAGGCCCAGATCGCCTGGGCGCGGCTGCCGTATACCGAGCGCGCCGCCGTGCTGCGGCGGGCCGGTGATCTGTTCGGCCGGCACGCCGACGAGATCCAGGGTTGGCTGATCCGGGAGGCCGGGAGCATCCCGGGCAAGGCCGCTTTCGAGACGGTCACCGCGGCTCAGGAGTGCTACGAGGCCGCGGCGCTCGCCTCGCGTCCGGTGGGCGAGTTGCTGCCGTCGGCCGAGCCTCGGCTCAGTCTGGTGCGGCGGGTGCCGGCCGGGGTGGTCGGGGTCATCGCGCCGTTCAACGTGCCGCTGATTCTCGGCATTCGCTCGGTGGCGCCGGCGCTCGCGCTCGGCAACGCGGTGATTCTCAAGCCGGACGTGCGGACTGCGGTGTCGGGCGGTGTGGCGATTCAGCGGGTGTTCGAGGAGGCCGGGCTGCCGGAGGGGGTGCTCAGCTTGCTGCCGGGCGGTGCCGAGACCGGGGCGGCGTTGGTGGTCGAGCCGCGGGTGCGGGTGATTTCGTTCACCGGTTCCACGGCGGCCGGCCGCAAGGTCGGGGCTGCGGCGGCTGAGCATCTCAAGCGCGCTCATCTGGAGTTGGGCGGCAACTCGGCGTTGATCGTGTTGCCGGATGCGGACTTGGA contains:
- a CDS encoding benzaldehyde dehydrogenase gives rise to the protein MSLLDPAIWSGKAFIGGWTAVSGGTASVVEPATGSVLEHVGIASPDDVAVAAERTAQAQIAWARLPYTERAAVLRRAGDLFGRHADEIQGWLIREAGSIPGKAAFETVTAAQECYEAAALASRPVGELLPSAEPRLSLVRRVPAGVVGVIAPFNVPLILGIRSVAPALALGNAVILKPDVRTAVSGGVAIQRVFEEAGLPEGVLSLLPGGAETGAALVVEPRVRVISFTGSTAAGRKVGAAAAEHLKRAHLELGGNSALIVLPDADLDLAVSTAAWGSFFHQGQVCMTTGRHLVHRSIAGEYVARLAEKADHLPVGDPALEEVALGPIIDAGQRDKIHGLVRASVDGGARLAAGGTYEELFYRPTVLADVTDSSPAYAEEVFGPVAPVRAFDDLDEAVALATASPYGLALGILTADVMRGLELAERIPTGLVHVNDQTVNDEAVAPFGGFGASGTGVRFGGGANVEAFTETRWITARGSQARYPF